From a single Miscanthus floridulus cultivar M001 chromosome 8, ASM1932011v1, whole genome shotgun sequence genomic region:
- the LOC136475112 gene encoding probable monogalactosyldiacylglycerol synthase 3, chloroplastic, whose translation MAASMASPRGRSIRETVLETMAAYHQQQRARRRLRKSLTYAGGELSSAGRARGDGPASTSVSSLCGPDDDDEPFWEEEEGTVELVQLGANRSKNVLILMSDTGGGHRASAEAIKDAFRIEFGDEYRVFVKDLCKDHAGWPLNNMESSYKFMVKHVQLWKVAFHGTSPRWVHNFYLAALASFYAKKVEAGLKKYKPDIIISVHPLMQHIPLWVLKWQGLQNRVVFVTVITDLNTCHPTWFHADVNRCYCPSEEVAKRAALDDLQPSQIRVFGLPVRPSFCRAVLVKDDLRRELELDPELPAVLLMGGGEGMGPVKKTARALGESLFDKELGKPIGQLIVICGRNKTLSSSLQALEWKIPVKVRGFETQMEKWMGACDCIITKAGPGTIAEALIRGLPIILNDFIPGQEVGNVPYVVDNGAGVFSKSPKETANLVARWFGPDSEELKKMSENALKLAQPEAVFDIVKDIHGLSQEQGVISQISSSLTSSFFIPSPETTPLQLI comes from the exons ATGGCGGCGTCCATGGCGTCGCCGCGGGGGCGGTCGATCCGGGAGACGGTGCTGGAGACCATGGCGGCTTACCACCAGCAGCAGCGGGCCAGGCGGAGGCTGCGCAAGAGCCTCACCTACGCCGGCGGCGAGCTCTCCTCCGCGGGCCGGGCCCGGGGGGACGGCCCTGCCTCCACCTCCGTCTCCTCGCTCTGCGggcccgacgacgacgacgagcccttctgggaggaggaggagggcaccGTCGAGCTCGTCCAGCTCGGGGCCAACCGCTCCAAGAACGTCCTCATCCTCATGAGCGACACCGGCGGCGGACACCGCGCCTCCGCCGAGGCCATCAAGGACGCCTTCCGGATCGAGTTCGGCGACGAGTACCGG GTCTTCGTCAaggatctgtgcaaggatcacgCCGGGTGGCCGCTCAACAACATGGAGAGCTCctacaagttcatggtgaagcaCGTGCAgctctggaaggtggccttccaCGGCACCTCGCCGAGATGGGTCCATAACTTCTACCTCGCCGCTCTCGCCTCATTCTATGCCAA GAAGGTGGAGGCTGGACTGAAGAAGTACAAGCCAGACATCATAATTAGTGTCCACCCCCTCATGCAACACATTCCTCTGTGGGTTCTCAAATGGCAAGGATTACAGAACAGAGTAGTCTTTGTAACTGTGATCACGGACCTCAACACTTGCCACCCTACATG GTTCCATGCTGATGTGAACAGATGTTACTGCCCCTCAGAAGAAGTTGCCAAGCGGGCAGCACTGGATGATCTACAACCTTCTCAAATCCGCGTGTTCGGTCTTCCAGTTCGACCATCATTCTGCCGTGCAGTTCTTGTTAAG GATGATTTGAGGAGGGAGCTTGAATTGGATCCTGAGCTTCCTGCAGTGCTGCTCATGGGAggtggagagggcatgggtccTGTCAAGAAGACTGCCAGAGCTCTAGGAGAATCATTGTTTGACAAAGAGCTTGGAAAACCAATTGGGCAGCTTATTGTCATTTGTGGCCGGAACAAAACGCTAAGCTCCTCACTGCAGGCACTTGAATGGAAAATACCAGTAAAG GTTAGGGGATTTGAAACCCAAATGGAGAAGTGGATGGGAGCTTGTGATTGCATTATAACAAAG GCTGGACCAGGAACCATTGCTGAAGCCTTGATAAGGGGTCTCCCTATAATCCTTAATGACTTCATACCTGGACAG GAAGTTGGCAACGTCCCTTATGTTGTGGACAATGGTGCAGGTGTGTTCTCAAAAAGCCCTAAGGAAACTGCTAACCTTGTTGCCCGCTGGTTTGGTCCAGATTCAGAGGAACTGAAAAAAATGTCAGAAAATGCACTGAAATTGGCTCAGCCAGAAGCTGTCTTTGACATTGTCAAAGACATTCATGGGCTCTCTCAGGAGCAAGGCGTGATATCACAGATCTCTAGTTCCTTGACTTCATCCTTCTTCATACCATCACCTGAAACCACACCTCTCCAACTTATCTGA
- the LOC136478284 gene encoding uncharacterized protein isoform X1, producing the protein MEARSSSSAAAAPPPPSVPSSSDQGVWVDASPLLAAACRDLQDGELVHGENFSLFAAMSALEIMDPKMDSGIERSRYNSIEEAIEDGVAPIPLSLDRTLDVQRSIDVMDHLFSCEATWHKGHTLAQTVFTCIYLMRMERTSSHAVLNSFCRILRATCNAVISVVSTARTHEEEDLFTMSFGLPLRDEGDEKCLSILNSVEETISRQLRACKAQALSKKKTLEGISIKCLESLQDNPDLEEDYCRALLCRLRFRKHFYHVVMCMRKPHGRGLELARKHVASCLTELNLMLKSREFLKSQSSTTLQQGDGNCTTASGCQPVGFDVTLNSRLLSPTPPRAVKVLSWSDAIRYFERLLHDLDVICASSLDPVLENVLHFIVQFQKTVPDLVPRAFLQTLLVQDGKLYGEHLFSDVISRALSLPDIIGDKEFQMNEFVVQLGQLVVNLIKILCTNTAWQRRKLGKSLQDWSTISIQLELALKREFGETRNVLQNENMCMRVSKQLLIWTQEHAYWVAFRFLTLGFKLDLYSPGEYCMVYWYMYVVLTKLIEKMQLRVLASSETSRRKGKKKKDHSKDSARDITFSSSCLLLQCYLLLSEGLSMMLAVLRNESRSFQLPSIFNTEQERFMQHFDLLLKARVPEHISFYSFKESSSRAGISDLVKYNFFKEIQKIVPSLRGSFASEPEKLAEVRRIEQVAEHNRIALNIINQVGAGEPSLRVSFEFTHHPHFAVAVVKRS; encoded by the exons ATGGAGGCGAGATCCTCGTCCTctgcggccgccgcgccgccgccccccTCCGTACCCTCGTCCAGCGACCAGGGCGTCTGGGTTGACGCCTCGCCGCTCCTCGCCGCCGCGTGCCGTG ATCTCCAGGATGGGGAACTTGTACATGGAGAAAACTTTAGTCTATTTGCTGCAATGTCTGCATTGGAA ATAATGGATCCAAAAATGGATTCTGGAATTGAGAGAAGTCGATACAACTCCATTGAAGAGGCCATAGAAGATGGTGTTGCACCAATCCCACTTAGCTTGGACAGGACACTTGATGTTCAACGCTCTATTGATGTCATGGATCATCTTTTCTCATGTGAG GCAACATGGCACAAGGGGCACACTCTAGCTCAGACTGTATTTACATGTATCTACCTTATGAGAATGGAGAGAACTTCATCGCATGCTGTACTAAATAGCTTTTGCAGGATTTTGCGTGCTACTTGTAATGCTGTCATTTCTGTTGTTTCTACTGCCCGAACTCATGAG GAAGAGGATCTCTTTACTATGTCTTTTGGGCTGCCTTTGAGAGATGAAGGTGATGAAAAGTGCCTGTCAATTCTAAACTCAGTTGAAGAGACAATATCTCGTCAATTACGTGCATGTAAAGCCCAGGCATTGTCCAAGAAAAAAACACTAGAAGGTATCAGTATTAAGT GTCTTGAATCCCTGCAGGATAATCCTGATCTGGAAGAGGATTATTGCAGAGCTCTGTTATGCAGATTACGTTTTCGTAAG CATTTCTACCATGTTGTTATGTGCATGAGGAAACCTCATGGAAGAGGATTGGAGTTGGCCCGGAAGCATGTTGCTTCATGCTTGACAGAGCTTAATTTGATGCTTAAGTCTCGGGAGTTTCTCAAGTCCCAGTCCAGCACTACGTTACAGCAAGGTGATGGAAACTGCACCACTGCATCTGGTTGTCAACCTGTTGGCTTTGATGTTACCTTAAACAGCAGACTTTTGAGTCCCACACCACCACGTGCGGTAAAAGTACTTAGCTGGAGCGAT GCAATCAGGTACTTTGAGAGGCTTCTGCATGATCTTGATGTCATCTGCGCTTCGTCGCTCGATCCTGTGCTTGAGAATGTGCTTCACTTTATTGTACAGTTCCAAAAAACAGTGCCAGATTTGGTTCCTAGAGCATTTCTTCAG ACTTTGTTGGTCCAAGATGGCAAACTTTATGGGGAACACTTGTTTTCTGATGTCATTTCAAGGGCTTTATCACTACCGGACATTATTGGAGATAAGGAATTTCAGATGAATGAGTTTGTTGTGCAGCTAGGTCAG ttggTTGTCAACTTAATAAAAATTCTTTGTACAAACACTGCATGGCAACGGCGCAAGCTTGGGAAGAGTTTACAGGATTGGAGTACTATTTCCATACAG TTGGAGCTTGCACTGAAAAGAGAGTTTGGTGAAACTAGAAATGTCTTGCAGAATGAG AATATGTGCATGAGAGTATCAAAGCAACTTCTTATTTGGACTCAGGAGCATGCATACTGGGTTGCTTTTCGGTTTCTCACATTGGGTTTCAAACTTGACCTATATTCTCCAGGCGAATATTGTATGGTGTACTGGTACATGTATGTGGTGCTCACAAAGCTAATAGAAAAGATGCAGTTACGAGTTCTTGCTAGTAGCGAAACCT CACGAAGAAAGGGGAAAAAGAAGAAGGATCATTCGAAGGATTCAGCTCGGGATATAACATTTTCATCCTCTTGTTTATTGCTTCAATGCTATCTCTTGCTATCAGAGGGACTCTCAATG ATGCTAGCTGTTCTCAGAAACGAAAGTAGGTCATTCCAATTACCAAGTATCTTTAACACTGAACAAGAG AGATTCATGCAGCATTTTGATCTTCTTCTGAAAGCTCGAGTCCCTGAGCACATTTCCTTCTACAGTTTTAAGGAATCATCTTCCCGGGCAGGCATATCG GATTTGGTGAAATACAACTTCTTCAAGGAAATTCAGAAGATAGTCCCCTCACTAAGGGGCAGTTTTGCAAGTGAACCAGAAAAACTTGCTGAGGTCCGTCGGATAGAGCAGGTGGCTGAGCACAACAGGATAGCCTTAAATATTATCAACCAAGTTGGAGCTGGCGAACCATCTCTAAGGGTCTCGTTTGAGTTTACACACCACCCTCACTTTGCAGTGGCAGTTGTGAAGAGATCATGA
- the LOC136478284 gene encoding uncharacterized protein isoform X2 has product MEARSSSSAAAAPPPPSVPSSSDQGVWVDASPLLAAACRDLQDGELVHGENFSLFAAMSALEIMDPKMDSGIERSRYNSIEEAIEDGVAPIPLSLDRTLDVQRSIDVMDHLFSCEATWHKGHTLAQTVFTCIYLMRMERTSSHAVLNSFCRILRATCNAVISVVSTARTHEEEDLFTMSFGLPLRDEGDEKCLSILNSVEETISRQLRACKAQALSKKKTLEGLESLQDNPDLEEDYCRALLCRLRFRKHFYHVVMCMRKPHGRGLELARKHVASCLTELNLMLKSREFLKSQSSTTLQQGDGNCTTASGCQPVGFDVTLNSRLLSPTPPRAVKVLSWSDAIRYFERLLHDLDVICASSLDPVLENVLHFIVQFQKTVPDLVPRAFLQTLLVQDGKLYGEHLFSDVISRALSLPDIIGDKEFQMNEFVVQLGQLVVNLIKILCTNTAWQRRKLGKSLQDWSTISIQLELALKREFGETRNVLQNENMCMRVSKQLLIWTQEHAYWVAFRFLTLGFKLDLYSPGEYCMVYWYMYVVLTKLIEKMQLRVLASSETSRRKGKKKKDHSKDSARDITFSSSCLLLQCYLLLSEGLSMMLAVLRNESRSFQLPSIFNTEQERFMQHFDLLLKARVPEHISFYSFKESSSRAGISDLVKYNFFKEIQKIVPSLRGSFASEPEKLAEVRRIEQVAEHNRIALNIINQVGAGEPSLRVSFEFTHHPHFAVAVVKRS; this is encoded by the exons ATGGAGGCGAGATCCTCGTCCTctgcggccgccgcgccgccgccccccTCCGTACCCTCGTCCAGCGACCAGGGCGTCTGGGTTGACGCCTCGCCGCTCCTCGCCGCCGCGTGCCGTG ATCTCCAGGATGGGGAACTTGTACATGGAGAAAACTTTAGTCTATTTGCTGCAATGTCTGCATTGGAA ATAATGGATCCAAAAATGGATTCTGGAATTGAGAGAAGTCGATACAACTCCATTGAAGAGGCCATAGAAGATGGTGTTGCACCAATCCCACTTAGCTTGGACAGGACACTTGATGTTCAACGCTCTATTGATGTCATGGATCATCTTTTCTCATGTGAG GCAACATGGCACAAGGGGCACACTCTAGCTCAGACTGTATTTACATGTATCTACCTTATGAGAATGGAGAGAACTTCATCGCATGCTGTACTAAATAGCTTTTGCAGGATTTTGCGTGCTACTTGTAATGCTGTCATTTCTGTTGTTTCTACTGCCCGAACTCATGAG GAAGAGGATCTCTTTACTATGTCTTTTGGGCTGCCTTTGAGAGATGAAGGTGATGAAAAGTGCCTGTCAATTCTAAACTCAGTTGAAGAGACAATATCTCGTCAATTACGTGCATGTAAAGCCCAGGCATTGTCCAAGAAAAAAACACTAGAAG GTCTTGAATCCCTGCAGGATAATCCTGATCTGGAAGAGGATTATTGCAGAGCTCTGTTATGCAGATTACGTTTTCGTAAG CATTTCTACCATGTTGTTATGTGCATGAGGAAACCTCATGGAAGAGGATTGGAGTTGGCCCGGAAGCATGTTGCTTCATGCTTGACAGAGCTTAATTTGATGCTTAAGTCTCGGGAGTTTCTCAAGTCCCAGTCCAGCACTACGTTACAGCAAGGTGATGGAAACTGCACCACTGCATCTGGTTGTCAACCTGTTGGCTTTGATGTTACCTTAAACAGCAGACTTTTGAGTCCCACACCACCACGTGCGGTAAAAGTACTTAGCTGGAGCGAT GCAATCAGGTACTTTGAGAGGCTTCTGCATGATCTTGATGTCATCTGCGCTTCGTCGCTCGATCCTGTGCTTGAGAATGTGCTTCACTTTATTGTACAGTTCCAAAAAACAGTGCCAGATTTGGTTCCTAGAGCATTTCTTCAG ACTTTGTTGGTCCAAGATGGCAAACTTTATGGGGAACACTTGTTTTCTGATGTCATTTCAAGGGCTTTATCACTACCGGACATTATTGGAGATAAGGAATTTCAGATGAATGAGTTTGTTGTGCAGCTAGGTCAG ttggTTGTCAACTTAATAAAAATTCTTTGTACAAACACTGCATGGCAACGGCGCAAGCTTGGGAAGAGTTTACAGGATTGGAGTACTATTTCCATACAG TTGGAGCTTGCACTGAAAAGAGAGTTTGGTGAAACTAGAAATGTCTTGCAGAATGAG AATATGTGCATGAGAGTATCAAAGCAACTTCTTATTTGGACTCAGGAGCATGCATACTGGGTTGCTTTTCGGTTTCTCACATTGGGTTTCAAACTTGACCTATATTCTCCAGGCGAATATTGTATGGTGTACTGGTACATGTATGTGGTGCTCACAAAGCTAATAGAAAAGATGCAGTTACGAGTTCTTGCTAGTAGCGAAACCT CACGAAGAAAGGGGAAAAAGAAGAAGGATCATTCGAAGGATTCAGCTCGGGATATAACATTTTCATCCTCTTGTTTATTGCTTCAATGCTATCTCTTGCTATCAGAGGGACTCTCAATG ATGCTAGCTGTTCTCAGAAACGAAAGTAGGTCATTCCAATTACCAAGTATCTTTAACACTGAACAAGAG AGATTCATGCAGCATTTTGATCTTCTTCTGAAAGCTCGAGTCCCTGAGCACATTTCCTTCTACAGTTTTAAGGAATCATCTTCCCGGGCAGGCATATCG GATTTGGTGAAATACAACTTCTTCAAGGAAATTCAGAAGATAGTCCCCTCACTAAGGGGCAGTTTTGCAAGTGAACCAGAAAAACTTGCTGAGGTCCGTCGGATAGAGCAGGTGGCTGAGCACAACAGGATAGCCTTAAATATTATCAACCAAGTTGGAGCTGGCGAACCATCTCTAAGGGTCTCGTTTGAGTTTACACACCACCCTCACTTTGCAGTGGCAGTTGTGAAGAGATCATGA
- the LOC136478284 gene encoding uncharacterized protein isoform X3: protein MLSFLLFLLPELMRYWVGPWLLSISIFPWLLLSIIYGMSRIWNLMTITLTSYFEEDLFTMSFGLPLRDEGDEKCLSILNSVEETISRQLRACKAQALSKKKTLEGISIKCLESLQDNPDLEEDYCRALLCRLRFRKHFYHVVMCMRKPHGRGLELARKHVASCLTELNLMLKSREFLKSQSSTTLQQGDGNCTTASGCQPVGFDVTLNSRLLSPTPPRAVKVLSWSDAIRYFERLLHDLDVICASSLDPVLENVLHFIVQFQKTVPDLVPRAFLQTLLVQDGKLYGEHLFSDVISRALSLPDIIGDKEFQMNEFVVQLGQLVVNLIKILCTNTAWQRRKLGKSLQDWSTISIQLELALKREFGETRNVLQNENMCMRVSKQLLIWTQEHAYWVAFRFLTLGFKLDLYSPGEYCMVYWYMYVVLTKLIEKMQLRVLASSETSRRKGKKKKDHSKDSARDITFSSSCLLLQCYLLLSEGLSMMLAVLRNESRSFQLPSIFNTEQERFMQHFDLLLKARVPEHISFYSFKESSSRAGISDLVKYNFFKEIQKIVPSLRGSFASEPEKLAEVRRIEQVAEHNRIALNIINQVGAGEPSLRVSFEFTHHPHFAVAVVKRS, encoded by the exons ATGCTGTCATTTCTGTTGTTTCTACTGCCCGAACTCATGAGGTACTGGGTTGGACCTTGGTTGCTATCTATCTCCATTTTTCCCTGGTTACTTCTATCAATAATCTACGGCATGTCAAgaatatggaatttgatg ACAATCACCTTGACGAGTTATTTT GAAGAGGATCTCTTTACTATGTCTTTTGGGCTGCCTTTGAGAGATGAAGGTGATGAAAAGTGCCTGTCAATTCTAAACTCAGTTGAAGAGACAATATCTCGTCAATTACGTGCATGTAAAGCCCAGGCATTGTCCAAGAAAAAAACACTAGAAGGTATCAGTATTAAGT GTCTTGAATCCCTGCAGGATAATCCTGATCTGGAAGAGGATTATTGCAGAGCTCTGTTATGCAGATTACGTTTTCGTAAG CATTTCTACCATGTTGTTATGTGCATGAGGAAACCTCATGGAAGAGGATTGGAGTTGGCCCGGAAGCATGTTGCTTCATGCTTGACAGAGCTTAATTTGATGCTTAAGTCTCGGGAGTTTCTCAAGTCCCAGTCCAGCACTACGTTACAGCAAGGTGATGGAAACTGCACCACTGCATCTGGTTGTCAACCTGTTGGCTTTGATGTTACCTTAAACAGCAGACTTTTGAGTCCCACACCACCACGTGCGGTAAAAGTACTTAGCTGGAGCGAT GCAATCAGGTACTTTGAGAGGCTTCTGCATGATCTTGATGTCATCTGCGCTTCGTCGCTCGATCCTGTGCTTGAGAATGTGCTTCACTTTATTGTACAGTTCCAAAAAACAGTGCCAGATTTGGTTCCTAGAGCATTTCTTCAG ACTTTGTTGGTCCAAGATGGCAAACTTTATGGGGAACACTTGTTTTCTGATGTCATTTCAAGGGCTTTATCACTACCGGACATTATTGGAGATAAGGAATTTCAGATGAATGAGTTTGTTGTGCAGCTAGGTCAG ttggTTGTCAACTTAATAAAAATTCTTTGTACAAACACTGCATGGCAACGGCGCAAGCTTGGGAAGAGTTTACAGGATTGGAGTACTATTTCCATACAG TTGGAGCTTGCACTGAAAAGAGAGTTTGGTGAAACTAGAAATGTCTTGCAGAATGAG AATATGTGCATGAGAGTATCAAAGCAACTTCTTATTTGGACTCAGGAGCATGCATACTGGGTTGCTTTTCGGTTTCTCACATTGGGTTTCAAACTTGACCTATATTCTCCAGGCGAATATTGTATGGTGTACTGGTACATGTATGTGGTGCTCACAAAGCTAATAGAAAAGATGCAGTTACGAGTTCTTGCTAGTAGCGAAACCT CACGAAGAAAGGGGAAAAAGAAGAAGGATCATTCGAAGGATTCAGCTCGGGATATAACATTTTCATCCTCTTGTTTATTGCTTCAATGCTATCTCTTGCTATCAGAGGGACTCTCAATG ATGCTAGCTGTTCTCAGAAACGAAAGTAGGTCATTCCAATTACCAAGTATCTTTAACACTGAACAAGAG AGATTCATGCAGCATTTTGATCTTCTTCTGAAAGCTCGAGTCCCTGAGCACATTTCCTTCTACAGTTTTAAGGAATCATCTTCCCGGGCAGGCATATCG GATTTGGTGAAATACAACTTCTTCAAGGAAATTCAGAAGATAGTCCCCTCACTAAGGGGCAGTTTTGCAAGTGAACCAGAAAAACTTGCTGAGGTCCGTCGGATAGAGCAGGTGGCTGAGCACAACAGGATAGCCTTAAATATTATCAACCAAGTTGGAGCTGGCGAACCATCTCTAAGGGTCTCGTTTGAGTTTACACACCACCCTCACTTTGCAGTGGCAGTTGTGAAGAGATCATGA
- the LOC136478285 gene encoding putative clathrin assembly protein At5g35200, producing MAGGGTGIRKYMGALKDTTTVSIAKVNSDYKELDIAIVKATNHVENPTKEKYIREIFYHLSPGRPRADVAYCIRALGRRLSKTHNWAVALKTLIVIHRALREVDTAFREELISYGRSSSHMLYLSYFKDDSSAEAWDYSAWVRNYALYLEEKLESFRVLNYDVEKDPLKIQDLDTSGLLDQLPALQQLLFRLLGCQPQGASSYNIIIQHALSMVALESVQIQTAINDGILNLVDKFFEMRRDDAIRALDMYKRAIEQAEQLSEFYEVCKSIHIGRGERFLKIEQPPASFLATMEEYVSNAPLASTVQRNQAVLAIEYNKKSEVEEPSTLPPPPTPAQEPEPEPEPVQQVPPAAEPTDLLGINESTPDTSEIDQKNAAALAIVPQDNAPKAPAPTSTESVATSWELALVTAPSSNGNAVTSSKLAGGLDLLTLDSLYNEAHLRAQQNASYNPWEANPASGPVMQQPMYDPFYASIPMAAARSVQMAAMEQQQHAFMLQQQQQQQQQQQMMMMMAQQQQQASSNPFANPSMHAGAHPYGAGVQLHAGNAYTGTGMM from the exons ATGGCGGGAGGTGGCACGGGCATTAGGAAATACATGGGTGCTCTCAAGGACACCACAACAGTTAGCATAGCAAAAGTAAACAGCGATTATAAG GAGTTGGACATTGCTATTGTGAAGGCCACAAACCATGTCGAGAATCCAACAAAGGAGAAATACATAAGAG AAATCTTTTACCATCTTTCACCTGGAAGGCCTCGGGCGGATGTAGCCTACTGCATCCGCGCCCTTGGTAGACGTCTTTCAAAGACACACAACTGGGCG GTTGCTCTGAAGACATTAATTGTAATACACCGTGCTCTTCGGGAAGTTGATACTGCTTTCCGTGAAGAGCTTATCAGTTATGGAAGATCTAGCTCCCATATGCTCTATCTGTCCTACTTTAAGGACGATTCCAGTGCAGAAG CCTGGGATTACTCTGCTTGGGTGCGCAATTATGCTTTATATTTGGAGGAGAAACTTGAATCTTTCCGTGTACTGAACTATGATGTTGAAAAGGATCCATTG AAAATTCAGGATCTTGATACAAGTGGATTGCTCGATCAGTTGCCAGCTTTACAGCAACTTCTTTTTCGACTACTTGGTTGCCAG CCACAAGGGGCATCATCTTATAACATCATAATTCAGCATGCACTTTCAATG GTTGCTCTAGAGAGTGTTCAGATCCAAACAGCCATCAATGATGGGATACTCAATCTTGTTGACAAG TTCTTTGAGATGCGGAGAGATGACGCAATAAGGGCACTTGACATGTATAAAAGAGCAATTGAGCAG GCAGAACAACTTTCAGAATTTTATGAAGTGTGTAAAAGTATACATATTGGGCGGGGTGAGAGATTCCTAAAAATCGAACAG CCTCCTGCATCATTCTTGGCAACTATGGAGGAATATGTGAGCAATGCTCCGCTTGCTTCAACAGTTCAGAGAAATCAG GCTGTACTGGCCATAGAGTACAACAAAAAATCAGAAGTTGAAGAACCATCAACGCTGCCTCCTCCCCCAACTCCAGCTCAAGAACCTGAGCCTGAGCCTGAGCCAGTTCAACAAGTCCCACCTGCAGCTGAACCAACAGATTTACTG GGAATCAATGAATCAACCCCTGACACATCTGAAATAGATCAAAAGAATGCAGCGGCCTTGGCCATTGTTCCACAGG ATAATGCGCCCAAAGCACCTGCTCCTACCAGTACTGAAAGTGTCGCCACTAGCTGGGAGCTGGCCCTAGTCACTGCACCCAGTTCAAATGGGAATGCTGTTACATCAAGCAAATTG GCCGGTGGACTGGACCTGCTTACACTTGACAGTCTATACAATGAGGCACACCTAAGAGCACAGCAGAATGCAAGCTACAACCCTTGGGAGGCCAATCCAGCATCAGGTCCAGTGATGCAGCAGCCGATGTACGACCCGTTCTATGCCTCCATTCCCATGGCCGCAGCCCGCAGCGTTCAGATGGCTGCCATGGAGCAGCAGCAACATGCCTTCATGCTccagcagcaacagcaacagcagcagcagcagcagatgatgatgatgatggcacagcagcagcaacaagctTCTTCCAATCCTTTCGCCAACCCATCTATGCACGCCGGCGCCCACCCTTACGGTGCAGGGGTGCAGCTCCATGCGGGCAATGCATACACTGGAACTGGGATGATGTAG
- the LOC136478287 gene encoding vacuolar protein sorting-associated protein 55 homolog, whose protein sequence is MALSRSMRTCLHSGRLALLAILVSSGIVLQILACALYNNWWPMLTVLMYLILPMPLIFFLGSDTSSIMSNGGDSWVNFTKFLTGASILGSIAIPSILKHAGVIGWGALTMELSSFVVFGVAVLWFLQMNGEDEYSGVF, encoded by the exons ATGGCACTATCAAGAAGTATGAGAACATGTTTGCACAGTGGAAGACTTGCCCTTCTTGCCATATTGGTCTCTAGTGGAATTGTCTTGCAAATCTTG GCTTGTGCTCTCTATAACAACTGGTGGCCAATGCTAACAG TTCTGATGTATCTTATCCTACCAATGCCCCTCATATTTTTCCTGGGTTCTGATACTTCCTCGATCATGTCTAATGGGGGGGACAG TTGGGTGAACTTCACAAAATTCTTGACGGGCGCATCAATACTGGGGAGCATTGCCATTCCGTCAATCCTGAAACATGCTGGCGTCATTGGATGGGGAGCCCTGACGATGGAGCTATCATCCTTTGTGGTCTTTGGCGTGGCAGTCCTGTGGTTCCTCCAGATGAACGGTGAAGACGAGTACAGCGGTGTGTTCTAA